One Cohnella candidum genomic region harbors:
- a CDS encoding DHA2 family efflux MFS transporter permease subunit, whose protein sequence is MAEQRSVAPTVVVLICGMFIAILNQTMVNVAIPHMMNDLNVSTTTIQWLSTGFMLANAIMIPISAFLMETISTRLLFASAMAFFTIGSLLCGIGGVFSIIMFGRVVQAIGAGIMMPLVTNIFLRIFPPDKMGRAMGMMGIAMMFAPAVGPTFAGYMVEHYSWRILFFIMVPLGAIEVLLTFKYLSNILKLSYPKLDWVGAIFSSIGFGALLYGLSEAGSRGWGDSVVDISIIVGLVFLVFFVYRELAAKAPMLNLRVFSNLTFTMSTLVSMIVNMAMFGAMLLLPIYVQNIRGYSALDSGLLLLPGALLMGVMSPISGILFDKFGVRPLAVIGLTITAVTTYQLTKLTDATGYSHLMLIYALRSFGVSFIMMTIMTEGLNALPPQLKGHGTAVSNTMRQVASSFGTALLVTVMSTRTTEHAANYSNTLTMNNPIASENIGLFEAGVAAVTGLPAELGGAYAMTILGGLMAKESTIGGINDAFLVATFLTAIGIFFSLFLRRPKKAPHPKAK, encoded by the coding sequence ATGGCAGAACAGAGGAGCGTCGCCCCCACGGTCGTCGTGTTGATTTGCGGCATGTTCATCGCGATCCTGAACCAGACGATGGTGAACGTCGCGATTCCCCATATGATGAACGACCTGAACGTGTCGACCACGACCATCCAATGGCTGTCGACCGGATTCATGCTGGCCAACGCCATCATGATCCCGATCAGCGCCTTCCTGATGGAGACGATCTCCACCCGGCTGCTGTTCGCGAGCGCCATGGCTTTCTTCACGATCGGGTCGCTCCTGTGCGGAATCGGCGGCGTGTTTTCGATCATTATGTTCGGACGCGTCGTACAGGCCATCGGTGCCGGTATCATGATGCCGCTGGTGACGAACATTTTCCTGAGGATCTTCCCGCCGGATAAAATGGGGAGAGCCATGGGCATGATGGGCATCGCGATGATGTTCGCCCCGGCAGTCGGCCCTACGTTCGCCGGTTATATGGTGGAGCATTACTCGTGGCGGATTTTGTTCTTCATCATGGTTCCCCTCGGAGCCATCGAAGTGCTGCTCACTTTCAAATACTTGTCCAACATTCTCAAGCTGTCCTATCCCAAACTGGATTGGGTCGGAGCGATCTTCTCCAGCATCGGCTTCGGCGCTCTCTTGTACGGACTCAGCGAAGCGGGCAGCCGGGGGTGGGGCGATTCCGTCGTGGACATCTCGATCATCGTCGGATTGGTCTTCCTCGTGTTCTTCGTGTACCGGGAACTGGCCGCCAAAGCGCCGATGCTGAATCTGAGGGTGTTCTCCAACTTAACCTTCACGATGTCCACGCTCGTCAGCATGATCGTCAACATGGCCATGTTCGGCGCCATGCTGCTGCTGCCGATTTACGTGCAGAACATCCGGGGTTATTCGGCGCTGGATTCCGGCCTGCTGCTGCTGCCCGGCGCCCTGCTCATGGGCGTCATGTCCCCGATCTCGGGCATTCTATTCGACAAGTTCGGCGTTCGGCCTCTGGCCGTCATCGGCCTCACGATTACGGCGGTCACCACCTACCAGTTGACGAAATTGACAGATGCGACCGGCTACTCGCATCTGATGCTGATTTACGCGTTGAGGAGCTTCGGCGTCTCCTTCATCATGATGACGATCATGACGGAAGGCCTGAACGCGCTGCCGCCGCAGCTGAAGGGGCACGGCACGGCCGTCTCCAATACGATGCGGCAAGTGGCCAGCTCCTTCGGCACCGCTCTGCTCGTCACGGTCATGTCCACCCGGACCACCGAGCATGCCGCGAATTACTCCAATACCTTGACAATGAACAACCCTATCGCGAGCGAGAACATCGGGCTCTTCGAAGCCGGCGTCGCGGCGGTGACCGGACTTCCCGCCGAGCTGGGCGGAGCTTATGCCATGACGATCCTTGGCGGGTTAATGGCCAAAGAATCGACGATCGGCGGCATCAACGACGCGTTCCTCGTGGCGACTTTTCTGACGGCGATCGGCATTTTCTTCTCGCTGTTCCTCAGGCGGCCCAAGAAGGCTCCGCATCCGAAAGCAAAATAG
- a CDS encoding FAD-binding protein translates to MENNRNWAGNYTYGTSEIVVAETVEQVQDWVARSERIKVLGTRHSFNGIADSKDRFLSLQKLNRLISLDRKNHRVTVEAGIRYGELSQYLHDHGYALHNMASLPHITVAGAIATATHGSGDANRNLAAAVHALEVVQADGDIAVFSRDRGDGEFEGAVVGLGGLGVVTRITLDVVPAFEMSQHVYENLPLAQLERNFDGIFSSAYSVSLFTDWKSSSFNQVWIKRNTADPGFERLEPEFYTATAAAAPVHPVPGNPTENCTEQLGVPGPWHERLPHFRMHFTPSAGEELQSEYFVQRQHAYEALCAIERLREAITPHLYVSEIRTIAEDDLWMSPCYKQAMVGIHFTWMKDWEAVRQVLPLIEKSLEPYRARPHWGKLFTMEPARLQALYEKLPDFRQLLIRRDPEGKFRNAFLNEYIMGH, encoded by the coding sequence GTGGAAAATAACCGAAATTGGGCAGGGAACTACACCTACGGCACGTCGGAGATCGTGGTCGCGGAAACGGTAGAGCAAGTGCAGGATTGGGTGGCTCGCAGCGAGCGAATCAAGGTGCTGGGCACGCGTCACTCGTTTAACGGAATCGCCGACTCCAAGGATCGGTTTCTTTCTCTGCAGAAGTTGAACCGCTTAATCTCTTTGGATCGCAAGAATCACAGGGTTACCGTTGAAGCGGGCATTCGCTACGGGGAGCTGAGCCAATACCTCCACGATCACGGCTATGCTTTGCACAACATGGCGTCGCTGCCGCACATCACCGTTGCGGGCGCGATCGCGACCGCGACGCACGGTTCCGGCGACGCCAACCGCAATTTGGCGGCAGCCGTCCATGCGCTGGAGGTTGTCCAAGCGGACGGGGACATCGCCGTTTTCTCCCGTGACCGAGGTGACGGGGAATTCGAGGGCGCGGTCGTCGGACTCGGGGGATTGGGCGTCGTCACCCGCATTACGCTGGACGTAGTCCCGGCTTTCGAAATGAGCCAGCACGTCTACGAGAATTTGCCGCTCGCGCAGCTGGAGCGGAATTTCGACGGAATTTTCTCCAGCGCCTACAGCGTCAGCTTGTTTACGGATTGGAAGAGCTCATCGTTTAACCAGGTTTGGATCAAGCGAAATACCGCCGACCCGGGCTTCGAACGCTTGGAACCGGAGTTTTACACGGCCACGGCGGCTGCCGCTCCGGTGCATCCGGTACCGGGCAACCCCACGGAAAACTGCACGGAGCAGCTGGGTGTTCCGGGGCCGTGGCATGAGCGGCTACCGCACTTCCGCATGCATTTCACGCCGAGTGCCGGAGAGGAGCTGCAGAGCGAATATTTCGTGCAGCGGCAGCATGCCTATGAAGCTTTGTGTGCGATTGAAAGGCTGCGGGAAGCGATCACGCCGCATCTCTATGTGTCCGAGATTCGCACCATCGCGGAAGACGATTTGTGGATGAGCCCCTGCTATAAACAGGCGATGGTCGGGATTCATTTTACATGGATGAAGGATTGGGAAGCCGTCCGGCAAGTGTTGCCGCTCATCGAGAAGAGCCTTGAGCCTTACCGCGCCCGCCCGCATTGGGGGAAGCTGTTTACGATGGAACCCGCTCGGCTGCAAGCTCTCTACGAAAAGCTGCCGGACTTCAGGCAACTGCTTATTCGCCGGGACCCCGAAGGAAAGTTCCGCAACGCGTTCCTGAACGAATATATCATGGGACATTAA
- a CDS encoding TetR/AcrR family transcriptional regulator gives MAPKSKFTKEQIVDAAFEIARTEGLDGITIRKVADKLGSSIAPIYVNFKEAGELVEAVVHKTFAISRQLLAEQNSGHPFHDIGVASLRFAKEYSVLYRDLVMKKNDHMKPQEQDLDVLVGLMKQDPNLQGLSEEELRTILLKMQIFQTGLSVMVANGLLPDSFDEQQMIRIMDSAAEDIMTAAQMRKQTGGAKA, from the coding sequence ATGGCACCGAAGTCCAAATTCACGAAAGAACAAATTGTCGACGCCGCCTTCGAAATCGCAAGGACGGAAGGCTTGGACGGCATTACGATCCGCAAGGTGGCCGACAAGCTGGGAAGCTCCATTGCTCCGATTTACGTCAATTTTAAAGAGGCTGGCGAACTGGTCGAGGCGGTGGTCCACAAGACTTTCGCGATCAGCCGACAGCTGCTAGCGGAACAAAATTCGGGACATCCGTTCCACGACATCGGAGTCGCGAGCCTGCGGTTCGCGAAGGAATACAGCGTCCTCTACCGTGACCTCGTCATGAAGAAGAACGATCACATGAAGCCTCAAGAGCAAGATTTAGACGTGCTTGTCGGCTTGATGAAACAAGATCCGAATCTCCAGGGACTCTCTGAAGAGGAGCTGCGGACGATCTTGCTGAAAATGCAAATCTTTCAGACGGGTCTGTCGGTTATGGTCGCCAACGGACTGCTGCCGGACAGCTTCGACGAGCAACAGATGATCCGCATCATGGACAGCGCGGCGGAGGATATCATGACAGCCGCGCAGATGCGGAAACAAACGGGAGGTGCGAAAGCATGA
- a CDS encoding DUF6864 domain-containing function, giving the protein MKITSGGFEAVYHGRVFAYGMNPIEIVLSEENDPLTFVFCIENEPGRDDFTTDIRLVRYNEVRISCVNFPRGKATGNHDMIHLGVLNNRKLSLRYEVTINYDATSWMLTFTFFAGEGVSAT; this is encoded by the coding sequence ATGAAAATCACGTCCGGAGGGTTCGAAGCCGTCTATCACGGCAGAGTGTTCGCTTACGGCATGAATCCGATCGAAATCGTCTTGTCGGAAGAAAACGATCCTTTGACTTTCGTCTTCTGCATCGAAAACGAGCCCGGGAGGGACGACTTCACGACGGATATCCGGCTTGTCCGGTACAACGAGGTGCGAATTTCATGCGTGAACTTCCCGAGAGGCAAGGCGACCGGCAACCATGACATGATCCACCTCGGCGTGCTGAACAACCGCAAGCTGTCCCTTCGCTACGAGGTGACCATCAATTACGACGCGACCTCCTGGATGCTCACGTTTACCTTTTTCGCGGGAGAGGGGGTGTCGGCAACATGA
- a CDS encoding sporulation protein YjcZ codes for MFMGYSCGGFGGGVAIVLVLYILLVIILAGALWV; via the coding sequence ATGTTCATGGGTTACAGCTGCGGCGGTTTCGGCGGCGGTGTCGCAATCGTGTTGGTGCTCTACATCCTGTTGGTGATCATTCTGGCTGGAGCATTGTGGGTCTAA
- a CDS encoding glycoside hydrolase family 43 protein, with amino-acid sequence MTIRTKREETDMQTGFRTIKTVNANEIHMRDPFVFAYGAERKYYLFGTTFADGCGDQDPIFEVYVSDDLTLWTGPYAAFQPPKGFWGVRHYWAPEVFEVDGRFYMFASFKGGIGENRGTGILVADHPAGPYRVHSEGPVTLAGHECLDGTYYEDDDGQRWIVFCHEWTELYEGKIKALRLTKDLKASYGEAVTILNAADRPWIRLFGDPRIEKTGYLTDAPFLYRARNGELLLLWSSYSVPNYGDSGLGGYTVAIARSANGRMDGPWTHDERLFMDRNAGHSSLFRDFENRLWICTHYPDTPHGQERPLFLPVEETENGLALR; translated from the coding sequence ATGACAATCCGGACGAAACGGGAGGAAACGGACATGCAGACAGGCTTCCGAACGATCAAGACGGTGAACGCGAACGAAATACATATGCGCGATCCCTTCGTGTTCGCCTACGGCGCGGAAAGAAAATATTATTTGTTCGGCACGACGTTCGCGGACGGCTGCGGAGACCAGGATCCGATCTTTGAAGTCTATGTCAGCGACGATTTAACTTTATGGACCGGGCCTTATGCGGCGTTTCAACCTCCGAAAGGGTTCTGGGGAGTACGGCATTACTGGGCGCCCGAAGTGTTCGAGGTAGACGGCAGGTTCTATATGTTCGCTTCCTTCAAAGGCGGCATCGGAGAAAATCGCGGCACGGGCATTCTCGTCGCCGATCATCCCGCGGGTCCGTACCGCGTCCACAGCGAAGGGCCGGTCACGCTGGCCGGCCATGAGTGTTTGGACGGTACGTATTACGAGGATGACGACGGGCAGCGGTGGATCGTGTTTTGCCACGAATGGACCGAGCTTTACGAAGGGAAAATCAAAGCGCTCCGTTTGACGAAGGATTTGAAGGCCTCGTATGGGGAAGCCGTCACGATCCTGAATGCGGCGGACAGGCCGTGGATCCGGCTGTTCGGGGATCCGCGCATCGAGAAGACGGGGTATTTGACCGACGCTCCGTTCTTGTACAGAGCCCGTAACGGGGAGCTGTTGCTGCTGTGGTCCAGCTACTCCGTACCGAATTACGGCGACTCCGGACTTGGCGGTTACACGGTGGCGATCGCCCGTTCCGCGAACGGCCGAATGGACGGTCCTTGGACACACGACGAACGGTTGTTCATGGACCGCAATGCCGGGCATTCCAGCTTGTTCCGCGATTTCGAGAACCGGCTGTGGATCTGCACGCATTATCCCGATACGCCTCACGGACAGGAACGGCCGCTGTTTCTGCCGGTGGAGGAGACGGAGAACGGGTTGGCGCTGCGATAG
- a CDS encoding TMEM175 family protein, giving the protein MKVTRMEAFSDGVLAIIITIMVLEFKVPEGHDWSSLVDLVPKLLSYAVSFVYVGIYWNNHHHLLHTVQTLNGKLMWLNLLLLFCLSLVPFSTAWMGESGFAPTPTALYGIVLLLAAISYTLLQRAILKQHSPDSPLIAAMGKDYKGIISPFFYLLAILTAYLNAWVSCFFFVLVAAIWFVPDQRIERVIKNRAM; this is encoded by the coding sequence TTGAAGGTCACGCGGATGGAAGCGTTCAGCGATGGCGTGCTCGCCATCATCATTACGATCATGGTCTTGGAGTTTAAGGTTCCCGAAGGGCATGACTGGAGTTCTCTGGTGGACTTGGTGCCCAAGCTTCTCAGTTACGCGGTCAGTTTTGTTTACGTCGGGATCTACTGGAACAATCATCATCATCTGCTTCACACGGTCCAAACTTTGAACGGGAAATTGATGTGGCTCAACTTGCTGCTGTTGTTCTGTCTGTCGCTCGTGCCGTTCTCGACCGCCTGGATGGGGGAAAGCGGCTTTGCCCCGACGCCGACGGCGTTGTACGGGATCGTGCTGCTGCTTGCCGCCATCTCCTACACCTTGCTGCAACGCGCGATTCTGAAGCAGCACTCCCCCGACTCGCCGCTGATTGCTGCGATGGGGAAGGACTATAAAGGCATCATTTCGCCGTTCTTCTACCTCTTGGCCATCCTGACGGCTTACTTGAATGCATGGGTATCTTGCTTCTTCTTCGTACTCGTCGCCGCGATCTGGTTCGTGCCGGATCAGCGGATTGAGCGCGTGATCAAGAACAGGGCTATGTAA
- a CDS encoding methyl-accepting chemotaxis protein, protein MSRLRSRLAVKLSLMILAILVILSSALIFLQISNTKQASEEAIGNFSIHHAEAYAGQFDVKAYQTFLQDAKESDLYWSIRQELNQYREQIGALYVYTVKIDDQKQPILLIDGQPKNEKTASPIGEVTDVPAAAVDALLKGESAKSGIIHNPEYGDYISAYAPIHDAAGKVIGVLGIDTDVSVSKTIYREVLRKSLPLFILMGVLTLVVFALIALFMSRALRPLGIIVKGAEAIARGDLAEAKKHIGAKRVRSKDEIGQAYAAMLQMIDRLGVTLGDVVREVKSTTQELVQSTDQFSSEAGRLVTLNEQLEQSIEHLAYGAQHQRVGVEESAKSMEEITLAIQRVAESSSSVSRASVEALETAEQGRSSILWLKQQVASISGVAEQTANSVNILNTYMSEIEPVLHSITSIADQTKLLALNASIEAARAGEHGAGFAIVAGEVRKLAEASAVSVEQITSLIQQIQQESALIGERMSAEAKEMAKGTELSGQVESFFRDTVDRYQFVNGQIQEISAAAEEILAGSEEVTASVEQIARISTEAAENTASIQRMSENQLEAAKRIADTTEQLQKRSSVLESAVGKFNL, encoded by the coding sequence ATGTCCAGGCTTCGGAGCCGCCTTGCCGTCAAGCTTTCACTTATGATTTTAGCGATTCTCGTTATTTTATCCTCTGCATTGATTTTCCTTCAGATCAGCAACACGAAGCAAGCAAGCGAAGAAGCGATCGGCAATTTCAGCATTCACCACGCCGAAGCCTACGCGGGACAATTCGATGTCAAAGCCTATCAAACTTTCCTGCAAGACGCCAAAGAGAGCGACCTGTATTGGAGCATTCGCCAAGAGTTGAACCAATATCGGGAGCAGATCGGCGCTTTGTATGTCTATACCGTCAAAATCGACGACCAAAAGCAGCCTATCCTACTGATCGACGGCCAGCCGAAAAACGAAAAAACCGCGTCGCCGATCGGCGAAGTCACCGACGTGCCTGCGGCAGCGGTGGATGCGTTATTGAAGGGCGAGTCCGCCAAATCCGGCATCATCCATAATCCCGAGTATGGAGACTATATCTCCGCCTACGCCCCGATTCACGATGCGGCCGGGAAAGTGATCGGGGTGCTGGGCATCGATACGGACGTGTCGGTGTCGAAAACGATCTACCGGGAAGTCCTGCGCAAAAGCTTGCCGCTGTTCATCCTGATGGGCGTTCTGACGTTGGTCGTTTTTGCGTTAATCGCGTTGTTCATGTCCCGTGCCTTGCGGCCGCTCGGCATCATCGTGAAAGGCGCCGAGGCGATCGCACGTGGAGATCTCGCCGAAGCAAAGAAACATATCGGAGCGAAACGAGTCCGCTCGAAGGACGAAATCGGACAAGCTTATGCCGCGATGCTGCAGATGATCGACAGACTCGGCGTCACGCTTGGGGATGTGGTCCGCGAAGTGAAGTCGACGACGCAGGAGCTTGTCCAATCGACGGATCAGTTCAGTTCGGAAGCGGGCAGGCTGGTGACGTTAAACGAGCAGCTTGAGCAATCGATCGAGCATCTGGCGTATGGTGCTCAGCATCAGCGCGTTGGAGTCGAGGAAAGCGCGAAATCGATGGAAGAGATCACGTTGGCCATTCAGCGGGTGGCCGAATCTTCGTCCAGCGTATCGAGAGCCTCCGTGGAAGCGTTGGAAACCGCAGAGCAGGGAAGAAGCTCCATCCTGTGGCTGAAGCAACAAGTCGCGTCGATCTCCGGCGTCGCCGAGCAGACCGCGAATTCCGTGAACATTTTGAACACGTACATGAGCGAGATCGAACCGGTGCTCCATTCGATCACGAGTATCGCGGATCAAACCAAGCTGCTGGCGTTGAACGCTTCCATTGAAGCGGCGCGGGCGGGAGAACACGGCGCGGGTTTCGCGATCGTCGCCGGCGAAGTCCGGAAGCTGGCCGAAGCTTCGGCGGTTTCCGTGGAACAGATCACGTCTCTCATTCAGCAGATCCAGCAGGAATCGGCTCTGATCGGCGAGAGAATGTCGGCGGAGGCCAAGGAAATGGCCAAAGGAACGGAGCTTTCCGGCCAGGTCGAGTCGTTCTTCCGCGATACGGTGGACCGGTACCAGTTCGTGAACGGCCAGATCCAGGAAATTTCTGCGGCCGCGGAAGAGATTCTGGCGGGCTCCGAAGAGGTGACCGCCTCCGTGGAGCAGATCGCGAGGATTTCGACGGAGGCTGCGGAGAACACGGCATCGATTCAGCGAATGTCGGAAAATCAGCTGGAAGCGGCCAAACGGATTGCCGACACGACGGAGCAGCTGCAGAAGAGAAGCTCCGTGCTGGAATCGGCGGTAGGGAAATTCAATTTGTAA
- a CDS encoding SDR family NAD(P)-dependent oxidoreductase, whose protein sequence is MNDKIVIITGANSGIGKAAALRFATEGYRVVMACRSLERGVSAQREIQEASGNPNVDLLELDVSSFDSIRSFCTAFKARYPRLDILIHNAAYLNYGEQAYRLSPENVELSFATNAFGPFFMTRLLADHLAKSEDPRVLNACTTNIKHFFDPKRQIEFDNLRGEFRGQRRYNVYKMYGDSKMGLLMLTFKLAEELKDQGIQVNALLINRVKLSPETIAKMSPVWRMLARVQNLTNPLPEGMADNYFNLCTSEEYRSVTGRLFNHKREIVEPAANEQGFAQLKNIFGSRSYPRYAADPRNVERIWALGSSLAETRT, encoded by the coding sequence ATGAACGATAAAATCGTGATCATTACCGGAGCCAATTCGGGGATCGGCAAAGCGGCGGCACTGCGGTTCGCGACGGAGGGTTACCGTGTCGTCATGGCCTGCCGCAGTCTGGAGAGGGGCGTCTCCGCGCAACGGGAAATCCAGGAAGCATCGGGAAATCCGAATGTCGACCTGCTCGAGCTCGACGTCTCTTCTTTCGATTCCATACGATCGTTTTGCACGGCTTTCAAAGCCCGATATCCGCGCCTGGACATCCTTATCCATAACGCCGCCTATTTGAATTACGGAGAGCAAGCATATAGACTCAGCCCCGAGAACGTCGAGCTCTCTTTCGCCACGAACGCGTTCGGGCCGTTCTTCATGACCCGCCTCTTGGCGGATCATCTCGCGAAATCGGAGGATCCGAGAGTTCTTAACGCTTGCACGACGAACATCAAGCATTTCTTCGACCCGAAACGGCAGATCGAATTCGATAACCTGCGCGGCGAGTTCCGCGGGCAGCGGCGTTACAACGTCTACAAAATGTACGGCGATTCGAAAATGGGGCTGTTGATGTTGACCTTCAAGTTGGCGGAGGAGCTGAAGGATCAAGGAATCCAAGTCAACGCCTTGCTCATCAACCGCGTGAAGCTGTCACCGGAAACGATCGCGAAAATGAGCCCCGTCTGGCGCATGCTTGCCCGGGTTCAAAATCTGACGAACCCCTTGCCGGAAGGCATGGCCGACAACTACTTTAACCTCTGCACCTCGGAGGAGTACCGCAGCGTGACCGGCCGACTCTTCAACCATAAGAGAGAAATCGTGGAGCCGGCGGCTAACGAACAAGGATTCGCGCAGCTGAAGAACATTTTCGGCTCGCGGAGTTATCCCCGCTATGCGGCGGATCCCCGGAACGTGGAACGGATTTGGGCGCTCGGGTCTTCCCTGGCGGAAACGCGGACCTAA